GGAGGAGGAACCGTATCGGGGAGGCGGGGCGAGCGAAGGGAGTTGCCGCAAGGTGCTCATTGGGCCGAGGGAAGGGGCCCAGCACTTTGCCATTCGGTATTTCGAGATTCCGCCCCGCGGGCAGACATCGTTCGAGCATCATCACCACGATCAGGGCGTGGTCATCCTCAGGGGCCGAGCCAGGGTCCTCCTGGGATGGGAGATGCATGAGGTGGCGGCAGGGGATGCCATCTATATCCCCTCAGATGAGCAGCACCAGTTTGAGAACCTCGCCGATGAGCCTCTCGGGTTTCTCTGTGTGATCCCCTCCAAGGAGTGGCTCGAGAGGATCCGCATCCTTCGAGACTAGCAGGCTGCGGAAAAACGGCTGTTTGAGGGCGTCTTGGGCCCCCGAGGGCGCTAGACGCCGGCTCCGGGACCGCTGGGCGGGGTGCTCGGCGCCCGCTGAGGATGAGCGGCACACCCGTAAGCGGCCGTTGGGCGCTGCCCGATCCCGTTCTCGGCCGATGGCGACCGCTGGTGTCAGGCTGCCGCGGGGATCTCGGCCCGGATTGCCAGCAGTCGGCCGAGCCTGACCAGGTTGTAGGCGGTGGCGACCAGGTACCCGGCCAGCCCGGTGCGGTCCAGGCCGCGGTAGCGCGTCCGCCGGAAGCCGCCGACCGTATTCATCCAGCCGAAGATCTCCTCGACCCGCTTGCGAATGCGTTGGCTGACGACATAGCCGGCGTGGCGGGTGGTCCGC
The bacterium genome window above contains:
- a CDS encoding cupin domain-containing protein — translated: EEEPYRGGGASEGSCRKVLIGPREGAQHFAIRYFEIPPRGQTSFEHHHHDQGVVILRGRARVLLGWEMHEVAAGDAIYIPSDEQHQFENLADEPLGFLCVIPSKEWLERIRILRD